The segment TGGTTAACACTAGGCCACGTAGGAGTGCAACATgtgcttcttcctcttctttgagtggatttttttttagcaaaagtCGGATGAAAAAAAGTGATCCCCCTTTTTCctatttttcctttttgaaaggacaatattgttttgaagtaaaaaaaaaagagaaaagatggTGCTCTTTTCGAATTAGCTGCTACATGTGTGGTGTGTTTTGTTATATacttgattgatttttttttgtacaacCTTTCATTTCAGTATCTTAAACTTTAAACTTACAAGAGATAGATGAAATTATCCATCCTCTTTGACTACAACAAAGAACTTTAAAAACAACATAAGTTAAAGTAGATAAATTGTTCAAAGAGATTGACAGAGAAAATGAGACACCGCTCAAAAGCGTCGGTAAAAGATTAGTTTTAAAGGTGCCACCCACAAATAACCACATAAAGAAATTATCGCATCCTTCGAATCTTCCACACTTTAAAATAGTCACTGTATGTCATGACGTTAAGAGCTCCAAGACCTCAAGTCCCATTGGCATAAGTCTCGTTGTATCTTCCGGTCCCAAACGAACCATTACACAAGATATCAAGCGGTTAGGAAAGCAACGATATTCATTGGCTTTGGAGCCAAGAGAAGAGTACCTCTCATGTAGAGGGATTTTGGTTGAAGGGTTCACTCCTATCAATAGAAGGAAAAGGGAAAACGATCTCTCATGGCTCCGACATGAGGAGGTTTGAATAGCCTTTAGTTTTAAGGCTACGGGACTGCAATCTTCAAGCATTGAATGGCTCAGACAGACATGAACATTTGTACTTGTCGGAGATACTGGTTGATGACGAAAATCGCTTGACATCGGTGTAAAAACACCATCGACTGCATTAACAATATAAGGCCATCCAACTATGCCCAATATGTAAGCTTCACTTGATGGGATTTCTATCTTCAAATCCATAACATAGGTAGACAGATAAGAGCATGAGAGCATTGAATATAGCATATTTAAGACTTGTTGGACGTGGATAGTGGTGGCGAGAGGGGTGAAATGAGACATCCTCTGAATGGAATTGGACATTAAAGAACTTGACTCCTCCACACCAGCGAACAGTAAAATATGCTTGACTCCAATTTCCGAAGAAACATGCCTTAATTAACCCACTTTATctaaaaatactcaaaatatcaaaaatctaaattattatttttagatgtatatttacatttagatctaatttcatttttttgtatatactAGTGACAAAAAATTCCTTACATAAAAGGTTTAATTCGGttattaaagaaaacaatatgaAGAAATAAAGATGCAATTTAGTTATGTTTTAATCAATTATGTGTAATATCTGACAATATACACGTGTGGTTTCCTAcgtggtaagaagaagaagagagatttTTCACCATGTACGAGCATCCCAACCTCGAGTCTCCCCTTCTCCCTCCAATATCATCTACTTCTCGCGTACCCTCAGAGTCATCTCTGGCAACGAACCAAGATGATATCACTGAAGTTGATCTTCGTAAAGAATCACCTTCTACCGACGTGGCAACTAAGAAAGATGATATCACCGAAAATGATCTTAACCATCTCGCGAGTGCGCAAAGTCACCGGAAATTCCACCCACCGCCGTCGCAACCGTATATAAACCCATCATCACAATGCTCTTTCTTCTTTTGGCAGGCTAATCCAGTGGGATATATCTTTAGACATCATCCAGACTTTGTATAAGATGTCATACCAAAGAACCAAGCGGTGAGAGCATCATACATAAATCTTCTCCTCGGCCTTGGAATGCTGAGAGTGTAGAAGGAACACTTTTGTTTTCCTCTAGTAAGTATTTCATCAGAACGAATAGGAAACACTTCGTTATCACCCACTTGGTAGACTCATTTCCCTCTCATCTCTCAGACTATAATGTATCTAACGCTGTCTGAATGTACAATAGTTGCTCATCAATAATCATATGATTTAATAAAGGTTCAAATAAAAGGTTAAATAAAtcacaatttatttttatatatgctaGTGACAAAAAccttaaataaatagtttagtTAGGTATTATAGAaaccaagaaaaataaaagtagGTATTTAATAGGTTGGTTTGGAAGTTATGTTTAGTTATTCTTGTTGTCTTCTTGTGCCTTGTAGTGTGAGTTATGTTTCCTTACTTTGCTAGAAATTGTACATAATAGATTAAATTTACTTATTGATTAACTTTGTTGCGACAGTGGGTCACAGAGAGGGTTTTCTCGATGGTTTGGGTTCTTTTATCAAGTCCTTTTATGGTTAGTTTGTTTTATTACTTTGCGGATAAGAAAATCAATGGCTCAATCATGATATTACCCAAGTATGATGTATAACATTCTTTTGAAGTTTCCCTCTCGATGATTTCTGTTTTGTGGCGATAAATGTCTATGTTTAGTGAATCAAAATCATGTATTTGTAAGTTAGATTTCATTTTTTCAGAACTTAAAGAAGTTGGGAATATTACTGAGGATAACATAACACATGTCCTAGACCAGAACGAGAATATAGATACCAACAATTCGCTTAAGATAGCATTTTATTGGTTCTTGATTGTTAAATGCTCAGTAAGTGACATAGATATACAAATGTCATTGATTTGagattttcttttacttttatttttggtacaaactGTATAGAATAATGTTGCGAATGGTGATGACATTCTTTATTGTTAAGTGCTTAGTAAGTGACATAGATATACAAATGTCAATGATTTGAGattttattttgctttatttttggtacaaactGTATAGAATAATGTTGCAAATGGTGATGACATTCGTTTTTACTTTCTTGAGTAAAAAAATAGTATGATTAATAGAAAAGTGATTTGAGAATTAAATCTTGAATGTGTATCGAACATGCCACACTGAAATCTTCAGTCTGAGGCTCTCCCATCTTAGCTATCCCCATCATTCTTAATAGCTTTTTCAAATTTGTAGTGTTGATGCAAAGCAGAGCAAATCTCTGAGGCCATTTTGTGTGTGTGGTTGTGAAGGTATTCAACTTTTTCAATAGATTAATATTAGATCCAGAGAACGAGATGAGATCGAGCTCAAGCtcagagagaaaagaagaagatgaagtttgTTATTCAATTCTCAAAATGTATTCGGTTACATTGGTTCAGTATTTATAAGACTTTCTATTCTCCTAACCGGTATTAACCAATACATAACCGGCTTACTCTAAtaattaaaacacacaaaagagGCAAAACTGAGAAAGATTGCAATGTCTGTAACAGTAAGTCACATGAACACGAACACGATCAATCATTTGTCAAAAACCTGTAAGATCAGATCCCTGTTCACTAGTTACCCATCTGCTTGGATAGCAGATTCACTTTCTCTTCTCCTCGTAAAACCTATACGTATCCTCAGTTCACTAGTcgcactcttcttcttctttcgtCAACACTCGCAAACGTCTCTCTTTTTACGTGGAGTCGCAAGACTGCTAAGTAACTCTCTCTTTTCTCTGCTTCAGCTCCATTTTTTGTTGAAGTTTTACTTGGAGATACAGAGTAAAGATGGAAGTAGATGTTCCAGTATTCGTAGCGTATAACTTGTACTTGTCCTTGGATCCTGAATCTTTCCCTAATTTGATGCCTTTCATTTCATCCGTAGAGGTACTTTTCATGTCTCATCAACTGGCAGTTTCAATCTTCAGAGCTTGTTTTCTTTAGGTGTACTTTGTGTGGTTAGGTGTTAAAGGACAAGCCTGATATATCATGTTGGTCACTTAAGTACTCTGCTTTTGGCCAAGACATCAAGTATTCTTGGCTTGCTCGCAATCTTCAGGCAAAtcaatcaataaataaataaatccatCATTTAGTATTCTTGACTgtttttcttattctttataTTTTGTTGCATCAATGTCAGACAGCTCCGGCCTTGTTTTGAAAGCTTGCTTAGAGGTGGACTTGAAACATTTGCAACCTTGGCTAAAAGCCTAAAACCACTTAAGAAGGTCagctttatattttaaaatattatggaACAATTTTTATACTAATTAACAATCTTTCTTCTCTCATAACAGAATAtccaagaaaacaaacaaaacaagaaactaACAAGAAACTTTAGTCATGCAAAcagagtttttcttttctttttaattttagcTTATTTGTCTAAACACGCCAACACACTTTGCGTGGAGTGTAATAACATTTAAACTAAGAGACAGCGAGATTGGTCTTGAAAAGTCTCTTCATAAAATGTATGAGTACCCATTTGATTAAGGTTCcaaatctctttctctcttaagATCAACAAAGATGTCATCAATAGCTTCTGGTACAGTTCCAACCACCAAATCCGTTGCATGTTTCAGAAAGTCTGCAAGTTCTTCATCTTTGCTTCatcgatcttcttcttctcggttCATGCCAACTTCCTTATCACCTATTTATGCAAAACTCATAAACTCTAACAATAGttcctcagtttcttcatcatcttcctcctcaCCTCCTGAACCCTTAAGACCCGTTATGCGCAGCACAGAAGCTGATCGACTTGAAGAAGAAAGACTCCGCCAAGTACACTGGCAAGACGTCGCGTAAGTTTCTTGAGAGAGCAAAAACTTAATACTAAGTGTCTAGAGAGATTCGGTTGTGAAAATTATTTGGTCTGGATGAAACAGGGTAAAGATGGTAGTGGACGCACCAGCTTCCGTGGCTTACAATTTATACGCAGATCGTGACTTATTCCCTAAGTGGATGCCATTTTTGTCATCAGTTGAGGTAAACCTTACTCTGAAACAGAGTCTATAAGCTTTAATTCTTGCTCACCtgacttaaatattttatttgcgTCTCTTAGGCAGTGGAGGGTAGTCCTGATTTATCCCGGTATTTGGTAAAATTCAATTCTTTTGGACAAAATGTTGAATatcattttctcgccaaaaatTTGCAGGTAACGTTTtacatcaaaattaaattaatatccACCAATCCGATTATATTCTTTTTGTTCATTAGAAATTCgaactaaatattatttattcttgCAATCTCTCTCTACAGCCAATTCCAGACAGAAAGCTGCACTGGAGATCTATAGAAGGCTTTGCAAATAGGTGAACTCAAATTTggtttatacaaaaataaccatcttttcaatttttcttattgattttgaaaaaatgtatgttctgtatttataaaacagagGCAGTGTTCGATTTTTCCCTAGAGGCCCTTCCTTGTGCTTAGTAGAGGTTAGTAGTATCTCGTCACCATTTTTCTCACTTTCAATACATATGTGATCAATTTTAGTTTCATTTATTCATTACTTTTCTGTCAGATTAATTTTTCATTCGAAGTTCCACATGCTTTAGCTCCAGTTGCATTTGTAAGGCTATTTCTCCATATAGTggatgattataaattatttcgTAAATAATTTACGTGTGTATTTCTTGTTAACATATTGCctcattatctttttttttatgtttcaaaaattACAGTTAATGAAACCGTTTATGGAGAAGCTTATTCGTGGAGGATTGGAACATTTTGCTGCCTTCGTGAAGACCTCTTAAGGCAGAAATGAAGAATACTTCATTTGCCTTCGTCCAAATAAATTATTCTTCATGCAGTTATTTTCTTGTTTCGTAAGATGTCCAAACATGGAATGTTGTTACTTGTTAATTTACTGATGAAAAGTAAATATTCTAAAGTAATTAAGACATGTTTCTTTCAAGATTATACGCTTGCTGTGTGACAAagctatttattatttaaagcaATTATTCGTTGCATTATAATTGACTATTTGGTTTcgtaattttagaaaataataatggtGATGTTCAATAGATGTAATAAGTCTTTTTTAAAACACAGTTTGTTCTCAAgtaatatgtttttctttttagaacaagtaatatgtttttttttgttaactgaACAAGTAATatgtttcttagttttttttttagtgttaGTTGCGGTAAATAAGATAGCCATGTGTATGCATTGTTATCAACTTTTTATCATGTTCCCATATCATTCCCAATAGAATGCCGCTCAAATTTAACCACACCTTTGTTATCTTTTTGCTAAAGACCGTcctaaacaacaacaacaaaaaactgaATAGTTCTtgatagaagaagaagagtctCAACTCTCGGAGCATCTGAGAAGTGGAAGAAACAGTACTTGGGTGGGGTAAACTCATGCGGACAAGTCTCCCTTAATTAGGTCTGGGAATATGAGTTTTTACCCGCGGGGTCCGGCCCGTTTGACCCGCCGCGGAGCGGATGCGGGTCGAACAATTTAGAAAAATTTATTCGCGGGTTATGAGCATTTTATGCGGAGCGGATGTGGATTGGTAGTTTTGAAACGCAGGTATCCACCAACCcgcatttttaattttttttttaatatatatattttttttcgtaaaaatgtatatttttttttgtaaaaatacatatttttaaagaaaatatgagaattttaaaaaataataaaaaaatattttaaaatatttaaaattttaattataaatatattatttatattatattttacaaaaattaaattaaattaatattttttaaaataaaaatataattcgcaGGTCCCGTGGGTTACCCGCAAAATTAAGCGGGGCGAGTGCGGGTACAAATTTATTTGTTCGCGGATTGTGCGGATCGGattttttgacaaaagaaaaaactttaTAACCCGCGGGTTGGCGGATCAGCAGGGCGGGTTTGACCCGCAATCCAGCCCTACCTATAATCATTTCCAATTTAGCCGACATCTCTACTCTTGTGTATACATATTTTCCCGTTCGCGATCGTTTATACCGTTGGAATGTATCATATGGATATATTATTCGTttaactaagttttttttttgacaaattgTTTGTTTAACTAAGTTGGTAGTTCTTTGTGTACCTACGtgtattaatgtattattaGCTCTCTTTCTAGAAACATATTGCTAGCTATAAAGATGAAAATTAGTGGATAAATATTAGAAGATGGAGCAAAGTATGGACTATGGAGACGTGCACTGGAAATGAAGCAAAGTGTACATCTACCAAATCCTCTAGATTGAGGGCAGAAGTTTGAAGAGCCAGTCTCCTATTCACAATCACACTATATACACACAtgtgtatatattgtatatttgtaaatattacTTTAACTTCTTTATATTATACTATTTTACACACGCACAATgttatacatatacatatttgtGTATCTTTGTAATGAAGAAGCAGGCAACATCTTCCATACtct is part of the Brassica rapa cultivar Chiifu-401-42 chromosome A09, CAAS_Brap_v3.01, whole genome shotgun sequence genome and harbors:
- the LOC103843749 gene encoding uncharacterized protein LOC103843749 isoform X3 encodes the protein MSSIASGTVPTTKSVACFRKSASSSSLLHRSSSSRTEADRLEEERLRQVHWQDVAVKMVVDAPASVAYNLYADRDLFPKWMPFLSSVEAVEGSPDLSRYLVKFNSFGQNVEYHFLAKNLQPIPDRKLHWRSIEGFANRGSVRFFPRGPSLCLVEINFSFEVPHALAPVAFLMKPFMEKLIRGGLEHFAAFVKTS
- the LOC103843749 gene encoding uncharacterized protein LOC103843749 isoform X1, with amino-acid sequence MSSIASGTVPTTKSVACFRKSASSSSLLHRSSSSRFMPTSLSPIYAKLINSNNSSSVSSSSSSSPPEPLRPVMRSTEADRLEEERLRQVHWQDVAVKMVVDAPASVAYNLYADRDLFPKWMPFLSSVEAVEGSPDLSRYLVKFNSFGQNVEYHFLAKNLQPIPDRKLHWRSIEGFANRGSVRFFPRGPSLCLVEINFSFEVPHALAPVAFLMKPFMEKLIRGGLEHFAAFVKTS
- the LOC103843749 gene encoding uncharacterized protein LOC103843749 isoform X2; the protein is MSSIASGTVPTTKSVACFRKSASSSSLLHRSSSSRFMPTSLSPIYAKLINSNNSSSVSSSSSSSPPEPLRPVMRSTEADRLEEERLRQVHWQDVAVKMVVDAPASVAYNLYADRDLFPKWMPFLSSVEAVEGSPDLSRYLVKFNSFGQNVEYHFLAKNLQPIPDRKLHWRSIEGFANRGSVRFFPRGPSLCLVELMKPFMEKLIRGGLEHFAAFVKTS